One Bacteroidota bacterium genomic region harbors:
- a CDS encoding restriction endonuclease has protein sequence MDFKDELKQLGDRVNKLKEITKTEEATKNAFVMPFLKTLGYDVFNPHEVVPEYITDIGTKKGEKIDYAIMKDGHPVILVECKHWVENLNLHDGQLLRYFHVSKAKFGILTNGIIFRFYTDLVHPNKMDEKPFLEVNLTDIRDNQFDELKKFHKSNFDVESILNAASELKYTNEIKNLIANELNSPSVDFVKHFAKQAYPGKITEKVLEQFTQLTKTSFNQYISDVVTERLKNALKREADDSLQKSAENVVQKQDSESKLDTTVEELESYYIVKAILRNNVEGSRIFYRDAQSYFSVILDDNNRKPICRIYLNGGKKYLGVFDADKKETKHEISSIDEIYKHADGLIAVVLSYGASDVK, from the coding sequence ATGGATTTTAAAGATGAACTAAAACAGCTTGGTGACAGGGTTAATAAGCTGAAAGAGATTACTAAGACAGAAGAAGCTACAAAAAACGCATTTGTTATGCCTTTTCTGAAAACACTTGGTTATGATGTTTTTAACCCACATGAGGTAGTGCCGGAATACATAACAGATATTGGTACAAAAAAAGGGGAGAAGATAGATTATGCTATTATGAAAGACGGGCACCCTGTCATTCTGGTTGAATGCAAGCATTGGGTTGAAAATCTTAATTTACATGACGGTCAACTTCTTAGATACTTTCATGTGTCAAAAGCTAAGTTTGGAATACTGACAAACGGTATAATTTTTAGGTTTTATACGGATTTGGTTCATCCTAACAAGATGGATGAAAAACCATTCTTAGAAGTAAACCTTACAGATATAAGAGATAATCAGTTTGATGAACTGAAAAAATTTCATAAATCAAACTTTGATGTTGAGAGTATTTTAAATGCAGCCAGTGAGTTAAAGTATACCAATGAGATAAAGAATCTTATTGCTAATGAACTTAATTCACCATCTGTAGATTTTGTTAAGCACTTTGCAAAACAGGCTTATCCGGGTAAAATTACAGAAAAGGTTCTAGAGCAGTTTACGCAACTAACAAAAACATCATTTAATCAATACATTAGTGATGTTGTAACAGAAAGGCTAAAAAATGCACTAAAAAGGGAGGCGGATGACTCCTTGCAGAAATCAGCAGAAAACGTTGTGCAAAAACAAGATAGTGAAAGTAAGCTGGATACAACAGTTGAAGAGCTTGAAAGCTATTACATTGTTAAAGCTATTTTAAGAAACAATGTAGAAGGTAGCAGAATTTTTTATCGCGATGCACAGTCGTATTTTTCTGTGATTCTTGATGATAATAACAGAAAACCTATTTGCAGGATATATTTAAATGGGGGCAAAAAGTATTTAGGAGTATTTGATGCTGATAAAAAAGAGACCAAGCATGAAATTAGCTCCATTGATGAAATATATAAACATGCGGATGGTTTAATTGCTGTTGTATTGTCTTACGGAGCATCAGACGTTAAATAA
- a CDS encoding SDR family NAD(P)-dependent oxidoreductase: MKQQTNYVLITGAGAGLGRCLALEMAKQGHSLILVSLLQEELDRVKAEILTKHPALAIETLALDVLQPNAADTVDAWLTENNIALKGLVNNVGMGYTANYEVTDAAFFQKLLQLNIMFTHSLTHKVIHRLIGNAPAFVLNVASMAAFFPLPYKALYSASKSFILTFSRALRAEMWDNKVQVSCLCPGPMVTNNEVRERIKNIGWRKYITNISEPEEIAQKAVKGLAANKAVILPTLNDKITVAVKRIIPAPILSWLLRVLSKNTY; this comes from the coding sequence GTGAAACAACAAACAAACTATGTGCTTATAACTGGTGCCGGTGCCGGACTTGGCCGGTGCCTTGCGCTTGAAATGGCAAAACAAGGACACTCTCTTATTTTAGTATCGCTGCTACAAGAGGAATTGGACAGGGTAAAAGCTGAAATATTGACAAAACATCCCGCTTTGGCAATTGAAACGCTGGCGCTGGATGTGCTTCAACCCAATGCTGCCGATACTGTTGATGCTTGGCTAACCGAAAATAACATTGCCCTTAAAGGATTGGTAAACAACGTAGGCATGGGCTATACAGCCAACTATGAAGTAACAGATGCCGCCTTTTTTCAAAAACTGTTACAACTAAATATCATGTTTACTCATAGCCTTACCCATAAGGTTATACATCGACTAATAGGGAATGCTCCTGCATTTGTGCTTAATGTAGCCAGTATGGCTGCCTTTTTCCCGCTACCCTACAAAGCACTGTACTCAGCCTCAAAATCGTTTATTTTAACCTTTTCGAGGGCTTTGCGTGCTGAAATGTGGGACAACAAAGTGCAAGTAAGTTGCTTGTGCCCCGGCCCTATGGTAACTAACAACGAAGTACGCGAGCGGATAAAAAACATTGGTTGGCGCAAATACATTACCAACATATCCGAGCCTGAAGAAATTGCGCAAAAAGCGGTGAAAGGACTTGCGGCCAACAAAGCTGTGATTTTGCCCACCCTAAACGATAAAATAACTGTTGCCGTAAAACGCATCATTCCCGCGCCCATATTATCATGGCTGCTACGGGTATTGTCTAAGAATACGTATTAA
- a CDS encoding NAD-dependent epimerase/dehydratase family protein, with product MKIFITGATGYIGRQVALHLANKGHVLHAIVRSPKKAQLLQHPNIILFEGDLHQPERLSAAATGCDVCLHAAAYAAIYTKQIELFEEININGTKNVFNAAKTAGIKRFILISSAGIYGPSEGDIPVTENSVRKVTFFNEYERTKAIADDWVLEQNSPEMTTLSLNLTRVYGPGQLTEANAGTRLIQQVIQGWRIIPGDGKNIGNYVFIDDVVQACENALTLGNGGNRYIIGGENLSFDEYFGAVKQATNARQKMIYTPVWLIMAVSYIMLLLAHLGRTPLITPQWAKRYMKNWILNSAKAQTELNHSPTAFEVGVKKTVAWLQNGSPLN from the coding sequence ATGAAGATTTTTATAACAGGAGCTACAGGGTACATAGGCAGGCAAGTGGCATTACACCTTGCCAACAAAGGGCACGTGCTCCACGCCATTGTGCGCAGCCCCAAAAAAGCACAATTACTGCAACACCCCAATATTATCTTGTTTGAGGGTGATTTACATCAACCTGAACGGCTAAGCGCTGCTGCAACGGGTTGCGATGTATGCCTGCACGCTGCCGCATACGCAGCCATCTACACCAAACAAATTGAATTATTTGAAGAGATAAACATTAACGGCACCAAAAACGTATTTAATGCCGCAAAAACAGCAGGTATCAAGCGTTTTATCCTTATCTCATCAGCGGGCATATACGGACCCAGCGAAGGAGATATCCCCGTTACTGAAAACTCGGTGCGTAAGGTTACCTTCTTTAATGAATACGAGCGTACCAAAGCGATAGCCGACGATTGGGTGCTTGAACAAAATAGCCCTGAAATGACCACGCTGTCGCTAAACCTTACCCGTGTATATGGCCCCGGTCAGTTGACCGAAGCCAACGCAGGAACACGACTGATACAACAAGTAATACAAGGCTGGCGGATAATACCCGGCGACGGTAAAAACATTGGTAATTATGTTTTTATTGATGATGTGGTGCAAGCCTGTGAAAATGCATTAACATTGGGCAACGGTGGAAACCGCTATATAATCGGCGGTGAAAACCTTAGTTTCGATGAATATTTCGGGGCAGTGAAACAGGCTACCAATGCCCGCCAAAAGATGATATACACCCCTGTGTGGCTGATAATGGCAGTATCATACATAATGTTGCTGTTGGCTCACCTTGGTCGTACCCCGCTGATAACACCGCAATGGGCAAAGCGATACATGAAAAACTGGATATTAAACAGTGCCAAAGCCCAAACTGAATTGAACCACTCTCCTACTGCTTTTGAAGTTGGGGTAAAAAAAACTGTAGCATGGCTGCAAAATGGCAGCCCCTTAAACTAA
- a CDS encoding CPBP family intramembrane metalloprotease — MQIFIAAYTLFLVGFALYFLLLYNRKKVENYLWLKYGTYKANQLYVGLEKFTGFVTMMLLPLAVLPFLNDFDTTALGLEFTNVPLTLMWWGILGSLMLIVNLIRAGKPENYALYPQIRSPLWSISLLAYYLFGWALYLLGYEFLFRGVLFFSGIEILPLWLNITINCILYALAHLPKGKLEIIASIPFGVVLCLVSWHTGNFWAAWLIHLTLAVSNSLLAIRANPAMTVNFRKL, encoded by the coding sequence TTGCAAATATTCATTGCCGCATACACCCTATTTTTAGTAGGCTTTGCCCTTTACTTTCTCTTATTGTATAACAGAAAAAAGGTAGAGAATTACTTGTGGCTAAAGTACGGCACTTACAAAGCCAACCAACTGTATGTGGGGCTTGAAAAATTTACCGGCTTTGTTACCATGATGCTACTACCCCTTGCAGTGCTTCCCTTTTTAAATGATTTTGATACAACAGCATTGGGCTTAGAATTTACCAACGTACCGTTAACGCTGATGTGGTGGGGAATATTGGGCAGTTTGATGCTGATTGTAAACCTGATACGTGCCGGAAAACCTGAAAACTATGCCTTATACCCGCAAATTCGTTCCCCGTTATGGAGCATTAGCCTGCTGGCTTACTACCTGTTTGGTTGGGCACTTTATTTACTGGGATACGAGTTTCTGTTCAGAGGGGTTTTATTCTTTTCAGGAATAGAGATATTGCCGTTGTGGTTAAACATTACCATCAACTGCATACTGTATGCGTTGGCACATTTGCCCAAAGGCAAACTTGAGATTATTGCCTCGATACCCTTTGGAGTGGTGCTGTGCCTTGTTAGCTGGCACACCGGTAACTTTTGGGCAGCGTGGTTGATACACCTAACACTGGCAGTATCAAACAGTTTGTTAGCGATAAGAGCTAACCCGGCAATGACTGTGAATTTTAGAAAGTTATAA
- a CDS encoding sulfite exporter TauE/SafE family protein — protein MAAQYILFLIIVLISEILGTLGGFGSSVFMVPVSQYFFGFHMVLALTGLMHVFSNASKMFLFYKHIHWKTTLLIGIPGVLFVLLGAWLTTIIRFTWAEAVLGLLLIVISAGLWIKPNWKLPPTVTNTITGGSIAGFLAGFVGTGGPIRGLVLAGLNLEKSVFVGTSAAVDMGIDLSRSFVYLGNGYLEKEMYYLIPFLIVASFVGSWIGKQLLDKISQEVFKKIILGLIFAIGVSLIIKFWLN, from the coding sequence ATGGCTGCCCAATACATTCTTTTTCTGATTATTGTTCTTATTTCAGAAATATTGGGCACACTCGGGGGCTTTGGCTCATCAGTGTTTATGGTGCCTGTTTCACAATATTTTTTTGGCTTTCACATGGTATTAGCGCTTACGGGACTGATGCACGTTTTTAGCAACGCCAGCAAAATGTTTCTTTTCTACAAACACATCCACTGGAAAACCACCTTGCTTATAGGCATACCCGGAGTATTGTTTGTGTTGTTAGGAGCATGGCTCACCACCATCATACGTTTCACATGGGCAGAAGCCGTTTTGGGATTGCTGCTGATTGTGATTAGTGCCGGATTATGGATAAAACCCAACTGGAAACTTCCTCCAACGGTTACAAATACAATTACAGGCGGAAGCATTGCAGGTTTTTTAGCAGGTTTTGTAGGCACGGGAGGCCCTATTCGCGGGTTGGTATTGGCCGGATTAAATCTTGAAAAAAGCGTGTTTGTAGGTACTTCAGCCGCAGTAGATATGGGCATAGACCTTAGCCGCTCTTTTGTTTACTTAGGCAACGGGTACTTGGAGAAAGAGATGTATTACCTCATCCCTTTTCTCATCGTAGCCTCTTTCGTAGGCTCGTGGATTGGCAAACAATTACTGGACAAAATAAGCCAAGAGGTCTTTAAAAAAATCATACTGGGGCTCATCTTTGCCATCGGCGTATCGCTGATAATAAAGTTCTGGCTCAATTAA
- a CDS encoding aminoacyl-tRNA hydrolase has translation MKYLIAGLGNVGAEYEFTRHNIGFEVLNEIAKRLEVQFEVGRHAYVAEARHKGRTLLLVKPTTYMNLSGKAVAYWKAELKVELNNIMVVTDDLSLPFGKMRMRGKGSDGGHNGLKNITEVLQTPNYPRLRFGIGDNFAKGRQIDYVLGKWSTEEQKDLEANIQRAADAILSYTSVGIERTMNVYNT, from the coding sequence ATGAAGTACTTAATAGCGGGACTGGGAAACGTGGGTGCCGAATATGAGTTTACAAGGCACAATATAGGCTTTGAGGTGTTGAATGAAATAGCAAAACGCCTTGAAGTACAATTTGAAGTAGGCAGGCACGCCTATGTAGCTGAAGCAAGGCACAAAGGCCGCACACTTTTATTAGTGAAGCCTACCACTTACATGAACCTGAGCGGTAAAGCGGTGGCCTATTGGAAGGCCGAGCTTAAAGTAGAGTTAAACAATATAATGGTGGTTACCGACGACCTTTCGCTGCCGTTTGGCAAAATGCGGATGCGCGGCAAGGGAAGCGACGGCGGACACAACGGACTGAAAAACATTACCGAGGTATTGCAAACCCCCAACTATCCCCGTTTGAGGTTTGGTATCGGAGACAACTTTGCCAAAGGCCGTCAAATAGATTACGTACTTGGCAAATGGAGCACCGAGGAGCAAAAAGACCTTGAGGCTAACATACAACGAGCCGCAGACGCTATATTGTCATACACTTCTGTTGGCATAGAGCGTACAATGAACGTATATAACACATAG
- a CDS encoding FtsX-like permease family protein, whose product MNLSNFISRRYLFSKNNKNAINIISGISVAGFAVGSFALVVVLSVFNGFESLVTSLFNSFDPDIKIIAAEGKVFNPDTAKLPQLKQIDGVLHITEVLEEKAVLKYDDKQTKATVKGVGEGFEKYTGIDTMMVDGNLVLKDKEHQYAVLGYGIARYLSINVDNFFIPLTVFTAKRGDVTSLDPENALVKKQITPAGVFSIEENINDEFVIVPIEFARQLLEYKTEISAYEVILKPGTNMQKMQRQMQEVLGNGFVVKNRYQLQEVLYKVFNTERWATYFILTFILLVAAFNVIGSLTMLVIDKKGDISVLKSIGASDGLIRSIFFKEGLLIALIGAFVGIGLGVLVCWLQQTYGFITLGNQGTFVVSNYPVKMKAFDILLVFFTTIILGAVTSMYPALKSSKQEMYFGK is encoded by the coding sequence TTGAACCTTTCTAACTTTATATCGCGCAGATACCTGTTTTCAAAAAACAATAAAAACGCCATTAATATTATTTCGGGTATTTCTGTAGCGGGCTTTGCTGTCGGCTCATTTGCCTTGGTAGTAGTACTCTCGGTATTTAACGGGTTCGAAAGTTTGGTTACATCGCTGTTTAACTCGTTTGACCCCGATATAAAAATTATTGCTGCCGAAGGCAAAGTATTTAACCCTGATACTGCCAAACTTCCACAATTGAAACAAATTGACGGAGTGCTGCACATTACCGAAGTATTGGAAGAAAAAGCGGTTTTGAAGTACGACGACAAACAAACAAAAGCCACCGTAAAAGGTGTGGGCGAAGGTTTTGAAAAGTACACAGGCATTGACACCATGATGGTTGACGGCAACCTTGTGCTAAAGGATAAAGAACACCAATATGCCGTATTAGGCTATGGGATAGCCCGTTACCTATCAATAAACGTAGATAATTTTTTCATTCCCCTTACTGTATTTACCGCCAAGCGAGGCGATGTTACTTCGCTTGACCCTGAAAACGCCCTTGTAAAAAAGCAGATAACCCCTGCGGGTGTTTTTAGTATTGAAGAAAACATTAACGATGAGTTTGTAATAGTACCTATTGAGTTTGCCCGACAGTTACTTGAATACAAAACTGAAATATCAGCCTACGAGGTGATATTGAAACCGGGCACTAATATGCAAAAGATGCAACGGCAAATGCAGGAAGTTTTGGGCAACGGTTTTGTGGTTAAAAACCGCTACCAACTGCAAGAAGTATTGTACAAGGTGTTTAATACCGAGCGTTGGGCCACCTACTTTATCCTTACGTTTATATTGCTGGTAGCCGCATTTAATGTAATCGGTTCGCTTACTATGCTGGTGATAGATAAAAAAGGAGACATCTCAGTCCTAAAAAGCATAGGTGCCAGTGACGGATTGATACGCAGTATCTTTTTTAAAGAGGGCTTGCTGATTGCTCTTATCGGTGCGTTTGTGGGGATAGGTTTAGGCGTATTAGTATGCTGGTTGCAACAAACTTATGGGTTTATTACCTTGGGCAATCAGGGTACGTTTGTGGTAAGCAACTATCCTGTGAAAATGAAAGCGTTTGATATACTGCTGGTGTTTTTCACCACTATAATTTTAGGGGCTGTTACATCCATGTACCCCGCCCTTAAATCATCAAAACAAGAAATGTATTTTGGAAAATAA
- a CDS encoding class I SAM-dependent methyltransferase has translation MDCQRIETVLAKVFNSNTKQKQMFYWLLDFFLLKSWHVHRELKIWSQANKHPSHILDAGSGYGQYSYYMSKLSPQYNITAMDLRQNAICECNQFFRRQGLNNIFCRSGNLLELNQPNSFDLILAVDVMEYIEEDTTLFKLFYDDLKDNGNLLIFTQASKRNEKPTECMSTGMHGEKVRVGYDMAELKERLRKVGFKKVRARYSYGKAGKLSWALSMKFPFKLLNISRLFFILLPFYYAVMLPVCLLLNYLDTHVGHLNGTGLLLKAYK, from the coding sequence TTAACAGCAATACCAAGCAAAAACAAATGTTTTATTGGCTGCTCGACTTTTTCTTACTAAAAAGCTGGCACGTTCACAGGGAGCTGAAAATATGGTCTCAGGCCAACAAACATCCTTCTCATATTCTTGATGCAGGCTCAGGCTATGGGCAATACTCGTACTACATGTCTAAACTAAGCCCGCAGTACAACATTACTGCGATGGACTTACGCCAAAATGCTATTTGCGAGTGCAACCAGTTTTTTAGAAGACAGGGATTAAACAATATATTCTGCCGCAGCGGCAACTTGCTTGAATTGAATCAGCCTAACTCATTCGATTTGATTTTGGCAGTAGATGTGATGGAATACATTGAAGAGGATACCACTTTATTTAAGTTGTTTTATGACGACCTTAAAGACAATGGTAACCTGTTGATATTTACCCAAGCATCAAAACGCAACGAAAAACCTACCGAGTGTATGAGCACCGGTATGCACGGCGAAAAAGTGCGCGTAGGTTATGATATGGCAGAACTTAAAGAACGTTTGCGTAAAGTAGGCTTTAAGAAAGTTCGTGCACGCTACTCGTATGGCAAAGCAGGTAAACTTTCATGGGCATTATCAATGAAGTTCCCCTTCAAACTGCTTAACATTTCACGTTTATTCTTTATACTGCTTCCGTTTTATTACGCGGTAATGCTACCCGTGTGTTTGTTACTCAACTACCTTGATACACACGTGGGACACCTTAACGGCACCGGTTTATTGCTAAAAGCCTATAAATAA